Proteins found in one Acetobacteroides hydrogenigenes genomic segment:
- a CDS encoding glycoside hydrolase family 13 protein, whose amino-acid sequence MRHLKISFLAALLLLLFSGAYAQVERIDPPYWWVGMKNGNLQLLVKGKGIASLEPRIVQAGITLEKVSRFENANYLALDVAIEPEMKATTFNIEFFKNGKKAFVKPYALKERVNDPKAHQGFSSKDVVYLVMPDRFSNGDPTNDNIKGMEQMDRKALFGRHGGDIQGLINHIDYFKNLGITSVWLNPVQENDQPVQSYHGYAITDLYRIDRRFGSNELYFDFVRKMHDKGLKVIMDMVFNHVGTNTYFVKDLPSKDWLNYPDTKERSNFRGEVISDPNASKADREKMSNGWFDSSMADLNQNNPFVYRYLVQNSIWWIEAAGLDGIRMDTYPYPDKNAMASWIPEVMNEYPNFNIVGECWLQTVPATAYWQKGGFNRDGYQSPLRSITDFPLFNALVPAFKEKTGWSEGLSRLYYVLTQDNMYGSPNELLVFPENHDVTRLYTALGNNFESWKQAIAFILTTRGIPQIYYGTEYLDHNNEGGEHGYLRKDFPGGWAGDTVNVATGKGLSDKQTEAFRYISTILNWRKTSEVVTKGKLTQFIPEGDTYTYFKTYNGKAVMVVLNNGEGRKLELTRFNEILKDFKKGRDVATGDTYSFENGFIDLKSRNALILDLE is encoded by the coding sequence ATGAGACACCTAAAAATATCTTTCCTAGCAGCGCTACTTTTGCTGTTGTTTTCAGGAGCGTATGCGCAGGTTGAGCGTATTGATCCTCCCTATTGGTGGGTTGGAATGAAGAATGGAAACCTGCAGCTGCTGGTTAAGGGTAAAGGCATTGCAAGCCTTGAACCACGTATTGTTCAGGCAGGTATTACCCTCGAAAAGGTAAGCCGATTCGAAAACGCCAACTATCTGGCGCTGGATGTTGCCATTGAACCCGAAATGAAGGCTACAACTTTTAATATCGAGTTCTTCAAGAATGGCAAGAAGGCTTTTGTAAAACCGTACGCCTTAAAAGAGCGAGTTAACGATCCAAAGGCCCATCAGGGATTTAGCTCGAAGGATGTGGTGTACCTTGTTATGCCCGATCGCTTTTCGAATGGCGATCCAACCAACGATAACATCAAAGGTATGGAGCAAATGGACCGTAAGGCGCTTTTCGGTCGTCATGGAGGCGATATTCAGGGCTTGATAAACCATATCGACTACTTCAAAAATTTGGGGATAACCTCTGTATGGCTTAATCCTGTTCAGGAAAACGACCAGCCAGTTCAATCGTACCATGGCTACGCTATCACCGATCTATACCGTATCGATCGTCGCTTTGGCAGCAACGAGCTTTACTTCGACTTTGTGAGGAAGATGCACGATAAGGGGCTCAAGGTAATCATGGATATGGTGTTCAACCATGTTGGTACCAACACCTACTTCGTTAAGGATCTCCCCTCCAAGGATTGGTTGAATTACCCCGACACCAAGGAGCGCTCCAACTTCCGTGGCGAGGTAATTAGCGATCCAAATGCATCGAAGGCCGATCGAGAGAAGATGAGCAATGGCTGGTTCGATAGCAGCATGGCCGATCTTAACCAGAATAATCCTTTTGTTTACCGCTACCTTGTTCAAAATTCCATCTGGTGGATTGAGGCTGCAGGGCTGGATGGTATTCGTATGGATACCTATCCCTATCCTGATAAAAACGCTATGGCTAGCTGGATTCCCGAGGTGATGAACGAATATCCAAACTTCAATATAGTGGGAGAGTGCTGGCTGCAAACCGTTCCCGCTACGGCTTACTGGCAAAAGGGCGGGTTTAACCGCGATGGATATCAATCTCCACTCCGATCAATTACCGATTTCCCATTGTTTAATGCGCTTGTTCCCGCATTCAAGGAGAAAACAGGATGGAGCGAAGGCCTCTCTCGTCTGTACTACGTGCTGACGCAGGATAATATGTACGGAAGCCCTAATGAGCTACTCGTGTTTCCAGAAAACCACGATGTAACCCGCCTTTATACTGCATTGGGTAATAACTTCGAGAGCTGGAAGCAGGCTATAGCCTTTATTCTTACTACTCGCGGAATTCCTCAAATCTACTACGGTACCGAGTACCTAGACCATAACAACGAGGGAGGCGAGCACGGCTATCTGCGCAAGGATTTCCCTGGAGGATGGGCTGGCGATACCGTTAACGTTGCTACCGGTAAGGGGCTTAGCGACAAGCAAACTGAAGCATTTAGGTATATCAGTACCATCCTAAACTGGCGAAAGACCAGTGAGGTTGTTACGAAGGGTAAGCTAACCCAGTTTATCCCCGAAGGCGATACTTACACCTACTTTAAAACCTACAACGGCAAAGCTGTAATGGTTGTGCTTAACAACGGCGAAGGGCGTAAGTTGGAGCTAACGCGCTTTAATGAAATCCTTAAGGATTTTAAGAAGGGTAGAGATGTAGCGACAGGGGATACCTACTCTTTTGAGAACGGTTTTATTGATCTAAAATCTCGTAACGCGCTTATCCTCGATCTAGAGTAA